The following proteins are encoded in a genomic region of Fervidobacterium pennivorans DSM 9078:
- a CDS encoding iron-containing alcohol dehydrogenase — MENFVFHNPTKLVFGKGTVEKIGEYLKKDGIRKVLMLYGGGSIKKNGVYEKVVRSLHDNGIEKVEVSGVRPNPVLSKVHEAIQVARENNVEAILAVGGGSVVDSAKAIAAGFYYDGDIWDAFIGKYNVKKALPLYVILTMSATGTEMNGNAVVTNEKTQEKFYFSSKHVYPVLSIVDPTTQYSLPANQVVYGAIDAISHVMEYYFDVAGSDLIDRIDEGIIKTLMETTEVILKEPENYEARANFCLATTLALNGLTGLGTTGGDWSSHELEHAISAFNPDIAHGAGLAIVFPAWMSYVKEQISEKLIKFGKNVFGMSGEFSPDDVINQLKSWYKKIGAPVTLKEVGINKEDIEKITQLANKHAPFGTVKELKMEDIRKIYEIAYE; from the coding sequence ATGGAAAACTTTGTTTTTCACAACCCAACGAAATTAGTCTTTGGAAAAGGAACCGTTGAAAAGATAGGTGAATATCTGAAAAAAGATGGGATAAGAAAAGTTTTGATGCTTTACGGTGGAGGTTCGATTAAGAAAAATGGTGTATACGAAAAGGTTGTTAGGTCGCTCCATGATAATGGTATAGAAAAAGTAGAGGTTTCTGGTGTTAGACCTAATCCTGTTCTTTCAAAGGTTCACGAAGCTATACAAGTTGCACGTGAGAATAACGTTGAGGCGATTCTTGCAGTAGGTGGAGGAAGCGTTGTCGACAGTGCAAAAGCAATAGCAGCTGGTTTCTATTACGATGGCGATATTTGGGACGCGTTTATAGGTAAGTACAATGTAAAGAAGGCACTTCCTTTGTATGTTATCCTTACGATGTCAGCTACAGGTACTGAAATGAACGGAAATGCGGTTGTGACAAACGAAAAAACTCAAGAGAAGTTTTACTTTAGCTCAAAACACGTCTATCCGGTCCTTTCGATTGTTGATCCGACTACACAATACAGCTTGCCAGCGAATCAAGTTGTGTATGGTGCGATAGATGCGATAAGTCATGTTATGGAGTATTACTTTGATGTTGCTGGTAGTGATTTAATTGATAGAATAGATGAAGGTATAATTAAAACACTGATGGAAACCACAGAGGTAATACTCAAAGAACCTGAAAACTACGAAGCTAGGGCAAACTTCTGCTTAGCTACAACGTTAGCACTCAATGGTTTGACAGGTTTGGGCACAACAGGTGGAGATTGGTCTTCTCACGAGCTTGAGCATGCTATAAGTGCGTTCAATCCTGATATCGCCCATGGCGCAGGTCTTGCAATTGTATTTCCTGCTTGGATGAGTTACGTTAAAGAACAGATATCTGAAAAACTTATCAAGTTTGGTAAGAATGTATTTGGTATGAGTGGCGAATTCTCACCAGATGATGTTATCAATCAACTTAAGAGTTGGTATAAGAAAATTGGTGCTCCTGTAACATTGAAAGAGGTTGGTATCAACAAGGAAGATATAGAAAAAATTACTCAACTTGCCAACAAACACGCGCCATTTGGAACAGTTAAGGAACTGAAGATGGAAGATATCAGAAAGATATACGAAATAGCCTATGAATAA